The Streptomyces sp. NBC_00691 genome has a segment encoding these proteins:
- a CDS encoding AAA family ATPase, giving the protein MDIGTQGAQAPAELAWLRGIDAYTMGAYPQAEDEFRTAVRIDPGMADAWLGLHALRVDTTTALLRMYRNRDRFGEQRTRYRRTLNSWYWLGWWVQPVLESPRDLLLAHASHWLDGRHVPELDRALAGLPPVDTDPQVRFLHACRAYLVKDWDQLVRHTETLVDDPLLGIEAGLFGGMARVRLEMYGQAEPLLSASLMRCRSEQPQRKELRYWLARAHEGTGRSAAALPLYRAVHRIDPTFMDTAARLAAIAEYDGFEGYDGVDDPAGLAAVALGTVGGGLGQDAVDSVPGAEPDPAGPLGDGVRLAPDPVPPVAPATPPETVRQKAPLPSQPVPPRFPAGPTDPVRLAEALAELEGMVGLEPVKRQVKALSAQLEMARLRAGQGLPVQPPKRHFVFSGPSGTGKTTVARILGRVFYALGLLGGDHLVEAQRADLVGEFLGQTAVKANELIDSAVGGVLFVDEAYALSNTGYSKGDAYGDEALQVLLKRAEDNRDHLVVILAGYPEGMDRLLSTNPGLSSRFTTRVDFPSYRPLELTAIGEVLAAANGDGWDDEAREELRSISGHVVEQGWIDELGNGRFLRTLYEKSCAYRDLRLSGYASTPTRDDLATLRLADLMQAYGEVLSGRGPIDRGPQQEPPPGYQ; this is encoded by the coding sequence CCCGGGATGGCGGACGCCTGGCTCGGGCTGCACGCGCTCCGGGTGGACACCACGACCGCGCTGCTGCGCATGTACCGCAACCGCGACCGCTTCGGCGAGCAGCGGACCCGGTACCGGCGCACCCTCAACTCCTGGTACTGGCTCGGCTGGTGGGTGCAGCCGGTACTGGAGAGCCCGCGCGACCTGCTGCTCGCGCACGCCTCCCACTGGCTCGACGGTCGCCACGTACCCGAGCTGGACCGGGCCCTCGCGGGGCTCCCTCCGGTCGACACCGACCCGCAGGTGCGTTTTCTGCATGCCTGCCGGGCCTATCTCGTCAAGGACTGGGACCAGCTCGTCCGGCACACCGAGACCCTCGTCGACGACCCGCTGCTCGGCATCGAGGCCGGGCTCTTCGGCGGCATGGCCCGGGTGCGCCTGGAGATGTACGGGCAGGCCGAGCCGCTGCTGTCGGCCTCGCTGATGCGCTGTCGCAGCGAGCAGCCCCAGCGCAAGGAGCTGCGGTACTGGCTGGCCCGCGCACACGAGGGGACCGGGCGCAGCGCCGCCGCGCTGCCCCTCTACCGCGCCGTGCACCGGATCGACCCCACCTTCATGGACACGGCCGCCCGGCTCGCGGCGATCGCCGAGTACGACGGCTTCGAGGGGTACGACGGCGTCGACGACCCGGCCGGGCTGGCGGCGGTCGCCCTGGGCACCGTCGGCGGCGGTCTCGGCCAGGACGCCGTGGACAGCGTGCCGGGTGCCGAGCCCGACCCGGCCGGGCCGCTGGGCGACGGCGTGCGGCTCGCGCCCGATCCCGTGCCGCCGGTGGCCCCGGCCACGCCGCCGGAGACCGTCCGGCAGAAGGCGCCGCTGCCGTCCCAGCCGGTGCCGCCGCGCTTCCCCGCGGGTCCCACCGATCCGGTGCGGCTCGCGGAGGCGCTCGCCGAGCTGGAGGGCATGGTCGGCCTGGAACCTGTGAAACGGCAGGTCAAGGCCTTGTCGGCGCAGCTGGAGATGGCGCGGCTCCGTGCCGGTCAGGGGCTTCCCGTCCAGCCACCCAAACGGCACTTCGTCTTCTCCGGTCCCTCGGGCACCGGGAAGACCACGGTCGCGCGGATCCTCGGCCGGGTCTTCTACGCCCTCGGACTGCTCGGCGGCGACCATCTCGTGGAGGCCCAACGGGCCGATCTGGTGGGCGAGTTCCTCGGCCAGACCGCGGTCAAGGCCAACGAGCTGATCGACTCGGCCGTCGGCGGGGTGCTCTTCGTGGACGAGGCGTACGCCCTCTCCAACACCGGCTACAGCAAGGGCGACGCCTACGGGGACGAGGCCCTCCAGGTGCTCCTCAAGCGGGCCGAGGACAACCGCGACCATCTCGTGGTCATCCTGGCCGGCTACCCGGAGGGCATGGACCGGCTGCTCAGCACCAATCCCGGCCTCTCCTCCCGGTTCACCACCAGGGTCGACTTCCCCTCGTACCGGCCCCTGGAGCTCACCGCCATCGGCGAGGTCCTCGCGGCGGCCAACGGCGACGGCTGGGACGACGAGGCCCGCGAGGAGCTGCGCTCGATCAGCGGGCACGTCGTCGAGCAGGGCTGGATCGACGAGCTGGGCAACGGCCGCTTCCTGCGCACCCTGTACGAGAAGTCCTGCGCCTACCGCGACCTGCGGCTCTCCGGGTACGCCAGCACCCCGACCCGGGACGACCTGGCGACCCTCCGGCTCGCCGACCTCATGCAGGCGTACGGCGAGGTCCTGTCGGGCCGCGGACCGATCGACCGCGGCCCCCAGCAGGAGCCCCCACCAGGCTACCAGTGA
- a CDS encoding hemolysin family protein, which translates to MSTLQLLFAVLLVLANGFFVGAEFALVSVRRSQIEPLGGARAKQVLHGLENLPQMMAAAQFGITVCSLTLGAVAEPTVARLLEPVFHTVGVPEGLIHPLGYVIALAAVVFLHLVIGEMVPKNLAMAAPERTALWLAPGLVGFARLCRPVTAALGACARLVLRAFKVEPKDEVEAVFTSVQLGRLVEDAGQAGLLDPAEQERLEDALELGTRPVTDVLIASSSLVTVAPTVTPREIEELTVRTGYSRFPVRAGGSATFMGFVHVKDVLDLDERERAVPQRLWRPMATVRAELPLDDALTVMRRAATHLAQVADGSGRVLGLVALEDVLEMLVGEVRDPAHRVRTVPAAVRG; encoded by the coding sequence ATGAGCACCCTGCAACTCCTCTTCGCCGTCCTCCTCGTCCTGGCCAACGGCTTCTTCGTCGGGGCCGAGTTCGCGCTCGTCTCCGTCCGCCGCAGCCAGATCGAGCCGCTCGGCGGCGCCCGTGCCAAGCAGGTCCTGCACGGTCTGGAGAACCTGCCGCAGATGATGGCGGCGGCGCAGTTCGGCATCACCGTCTGCTCGCTGACGCTCGGCGCGGTCGCCGAGCCGACCGTGGCCCGCCTCCTCGAACCCGTCTTCCACACGGTCGGGGTCCCGGAGGGGCTCATCCACCCGCTCGGCTATGTCATCGCCCTCGCCGCGGTCGTCTTCCTCCATCTCGTCATCGGCGAGATGGTCCCGAAGAACCTGGCGATGGCCGCGCCCGAGCGGACCGCGCTCTGGCTCGCCCCCGGCCTGGTCGGTTTCGCCCGGCTGTGCCGGCCCGTGACGGCCGCGCTCGGCGCCTGCGCCCGGCTGGTCCTGCGGGCCTTCAAGGTCGAGCCGAAGGACGAGGTGGAGGCGGTCTTCACCAGCGTCCAGCTCGGCCGGCTCGTCGAGGACGCCGGCCAGGCCGGGCTGCTCGACCCGGCGGAGCAGGAGCGTCTGGAGGACGCCCTCGAACTGGGCACCCGCCCGGTGACGGACGTCCTCATCGCATCGTCCTCCCTGGTCACGGTCGCGCCGACGGTCACCCCGCGCGAGATCGAGGAGCTGACCGTCCGCACCGGGTACTCGCGCTTCCCGGTCCGCGCCGGGGGAAGCGCCACCTTCATGGGCTTCGTCCATGTGAAGGACGTCCTCGACCTGGACGAACGGGAGCGGGCGGTGCCCCAGCGGCTGTGGCGGCCGATGGCCACGGTCCGAGCCGAACTGCCTCTCGACGACGCCCTCACCGTGATGCGCCGCGCCGCGACGCATCTGGCGCAGGTCGCGGACGGCTCGGGCCGGGTGCTCGGCCTGGTCGCCCTGGAGGACGTCCTGGAGATGCTGGTGGGTGAGGTCCGCGACCCCGCGCACCGGGTGAGGACGGTGCCGGCCGCAGTGCGCGGCTGA
- a CDS encoding hemolysin family protein: protein MIISLLLLFAAFVLILANGFFVAAEFGLVTVERAEAERAAAAGDRRARTVVSALRELSFQLSGTQLGITITSLVVGMLAEPALAGLLHRPLTATGLPAGAVSGIAVVIGMLLASAVQMVVGELVPKNWAVSRPLQVARFVATPQRRFSALFRPVISLLNRVANRLVRLLGVEPTEELDSVRTPGELVSLARHSALAGALEQDTADLFVRTLSLGGLTAEQVMTPRVKVSALQWDATAADVLNLTRATGLSRFPVYRDRIDEIVGMVHLKDALAVSPHARLRTPVGRIAVPPLLVPETLPAQTLLERLRREQPIAVVVDEYGGTAGVVTLEDIVEELVGEVRDEHDTAADGRPELAAAPAEDGRPAWEADGSCRVHTLRRIGLDVPDGPYETVAGLVADLLGRIPAPGDRAELPGWRLSVRQVDRYRAERVRIVRTVPDPAAVGGASVPDPATAAPAAASAPPAPAQAPVPAEAVR, encoded by the coding sequence ATGATCATCTCCCTTCTGCTGCTCTTCGCGGCCTTTGTCCTGATTCTCGCCAACGGCTTCTTCGTGGCCGCCGAGTTCGGACTCGTGACCGTCGAGCGCGCCGAGGCCGAGCGGGCCGCGGCCGCCGGCGACCGGCGCGCCCGCACCGTCGTCTCCGCCCTGCGCGAGCTGTCCTTCCAGCTCTCCGGGACCCAGCTGGGCATCACCATCACCTCCCTCGTCGTCGGCATGCTCGCCGAGCCCGCGCTCGCCGGACTGCTGCACCGACCGCTCACCGCGACCGGGCTGCCCGCCGGGGCCGTCTCCGGGATCGCGGTGGTGATCGGGATGCTGCTCGCCTCCGCCGTGCAGATGGTGGTCGGCGAACTCGTACCGAAGAACTGGGCGGTCTCCCGGCCCCTCCAGGTCGCCCGCTTCGTCGCCACCCCGCAGCGGCGCTTCTCCGCCCTCTTCCGGCCGGTGATCTCCCTGCTCAACCGGGTCGCGAACCGGCTCGTACGGCTCCTGGGCGTCGAGCCCACCGAGGAGCTGGACTCCGTCCGCACCCCCGGCGAACTGGTCTCCCTGGCCCGGCACTCCGCCCTGGCCGGAGCCCTCGAACAGGACACCGCCGACCTCTTCGTACGGACCCTGTCCCTCGGCGGCCTCACCGCCGAGCAGGTCATGACCCCGCGCGTGAAGGTGAGCGCCCTCCAGTGGGACGCCACCGCGGCCGACGTCCTCAACCTCACCCGGGCCACCGGCCTCTCGCGCTTCCCCGTCTACCGCGACCGCATCGACGAGATCGTCGGCATGGTCCACCTCAAGGACGCGCTCGCCGTCTCCCCGCACGCCCGGCTGCGCACCCCCGTCGGCCGGATCGCGGTCCCGCCGCTCCTCGTGCCCGAGACGCTGCCCGCCCAGACCCTTCTGGAGCGGCTGCGCAGGGAGCAGCCGATCGCGGTGGTCGTCGACGAGTACGGCGGCACGGCCGGTGTCGTCACCCTGGAGGACATCGTCGAGGAACTCGTCGGCGAGGTCCGCGACGAGCACGACACGGCGGCCGACGGACGGCCCGAGCTGGCCGCCGCTCCCGCCGAGGACGGCCGGCCCGCCTGGGAGGCCGACGGCTCCTGCCGGGTCCACACCCTGCGCCGGATAGGCCTCGACGTGCCCGACGGGCCGTACGAGACCGTCGCCGGGCTCGTCGCCGATCTCCTGGGGCGCATCCCCGCCCCCGGCGACCGGGCCGAACTGCCCGGCTGGCGGCTCTCGGTGCGCCAGGTCGACCGCTACCGCGCCGAGCGGGTACGGATCGTCCGTACCGTTCCGGACCCGGCCGCGGTCGGCGGGGCCTCCGTCCCGGACCCGGCCACCGCCGCCCCGGCCGCGGCCTCCGCGCCCCCGGCTCCCGCCCAGGCTCCCGTCCCGGCGGAGGCCGTCCGATGA
- a CDS encoding PH domain-containing protein gives MSQAQTPVLPVTFRPGRTRVVLITMSVAIFAVISVVAVMLERLGPGERASFFFTAALLSGGLVLLSRPKVVADDEGVTVVNITRTRRLAWAEILKVNLRPGDPWVFLDLSDGTSLPALGIQPGIAKESAIRDARALRALADSRGTGAERTA, from the coding sequence ATGTCCCAAGCACAGACGCCCGTCCTGCCGGTCACGTTCCGGCCCGGGCGCACCCGGGTCGTCCTGATCACGATGAGCGTCGCGATCTTCGCTGTCATCAGTGTCGTCGCGGTGATGCTGGAGCGGCTCGGCCCGGGGGAGCGCGCCAGCTTCTTCTTCACCGCCGCGCTGCTCTCCGGGGGCCTGGTGCTGCTGAGCCGGCCCAAGGTGGTCGCCGACGACGAGGGCGTCACGGTCGTCAACATCACCCGGACCCGCCGGCTGGCCTGGGCGGAGATCCTCAAGGTCAACCTGCGCCCCGGCGACCCCTGGGTCTTCCTCGACCTGAGCGACGGCACCAGCCTGCCCGCGCTGGGCATCCAGCCCGGGATCGCCAAGGAATCGGCCATCCGTGACGCCCGCGCCCTGCGGGCCCTGGCCGACAGCCGTGGCACGGGCGCCGAGCGCACGGCCTGA
- the hisG gene encoding ATP phosphoribosyltransferase → MLRIAVPNKGSLSGPASAMLHEAGYRQRKESKELVVIDPDNEVEFFYLRPKDIAIYVASGKLDIGITGRDLLLDSGASAEEILALNFGRSTFRYATRPGTANGPEDFGGMTIATSYEGIVAKHLADQGIDASVVHLDGAVETAIQLGVAQIIADVVETGTSLRNAGLEVIGEPILTSEAVVIRRHGATDDNPQVQQFMRRLQGVLVARSYVMMDYDCRAEHLEQAVALTPGLESPTVSPLHNEGWVAVRAMVPAKEAQRIMDDLYEIGARAILTTAIHACRL, encoded by the coding sequence ATGCTGCGCATCGCCGTTCCCAACAAGGGTTCCCTCTCCGGACCTGCGTCGGCAATGCTCCATGAGGCCGGCTACCGCCAGCGCAAGGAGTCCAAGGAGCTCGTCGTCATCGACCCCGACAACGAGGTCGAGTTCTTCTACCTGCGCCCGAAGGACATCGCGATCTACGTCGCCTCCGGGAAGCTGGACATCGGCATCACCGGCCGTGACCTGCTCCTGGACTCCGGCGCCAGCGCCGAGGAGATCCTCGCGCTGAACTTCGGCCGCTCCACCTTCCGGTACGCCACCCGCCCGGGCACCGCGAACGGCCCCGAGGACTTCGGCGGCATGACGATCGCCACCTCCTACGAGGGCATCGTCGCCAAGCACCTCGCCGACCAGGGCATCGACGCCTCCGTCGTCCACCTGGACGGCGCCGTCGAGACCGCGATCCAGCTGGGCGTCGCCCAGATCATCGCGGACGTCGTCGAGACCGGAACCAGCCTGCGCAACGCCGGACTCGAGGTCATCGGCGAGCCGATCCTCACCTCCGAGGCCGTCGTCATCCGCCGCCACGGCGCCACCGACGACAACCCGCAGGTCCAGCAGTTCATGCGCCGCCTGCAGGGCGTCCTCGTCGCCCGCTCGTACGTGATGATGGACTACGACTGCCGTGCCGAGCACCTGGAGCAGGCCGTCGCCCTCACCCCGGGCCTGGAGTCGCCGACCGTCTCCCCGCTGCACAACGAGGGCTGGGTCGCCGTCCGCGCGATGGTCCCCGCCAAGGAGGCGCAGCGGATCATGGACGACCTGTACGAGATCGGTGCCCGCGCCATCCTCACCACCGCCATCCACGCCTGCCGCCTCTGA
- a CDS encoding phosphoribosyl-ATP diphosphatase — translation MANGTRKTFEELFAELKLKAETGDPATSRTAELVDKGVHAIGKKVVEEAAEVWMAAEYEGKEAAAEEISQLLYHVQVMMVARGISLDDVYAHL, via the coding sequence ATGGCGAACGGAACCCGTAAAACCTTCGAAGAGCTCTTCGCCGAGCTCAAGCTCAAGGCCGAGACCGGCGACCCGGCCACCTCCCGCACCGCGGAGCTGGTGGACAAGGGCGTCCATGCCATCGGCAAGAAGGTCGTCGAAGAGGCAGCCGAGGTCTGGATGGCCGCGGAGTACGAGGGCAAGGAAGCCGCCGCCGAGGAGATCTCGCAGCTGCTGTACCACGTCCAGGTGATGATGGTCGCCCGCGGGATCTCGCTCGACGACGTCTACGCCCACCTCTGA
- the ribH gene encoding 6,7-dimethyl-8-ribityllumazine synthase yields MSGKGAPVLSVKNCGDLRVAVIAAQWHEKIMDGLVDGALRALSELGIDEPTLLRVPGSFELPVVAKVLAGRGYDAIVALGVVIRGGTPHFEYVCQGVTHGLTQVSIDTGVPVGFGVLTVDTEEQALDRAGLEGSSEDKGHEAVTAAVATATTLRTVSEPWR; encoded by the coding sequence ATGAGCGGCAAGGGCGCACCCGTCCTCAGCGTGAAGAACTGCGGCGACCTGCGGGTCGCGGTCATCGCGGCGCAGTGGCACGAGAAGATCATGGACGGTCTCGTCGACGGCGCCCTGCGCGCCCTGAGCGAGCTGGGCATCGACGAGCCGACCCTCCTCCGGGTCCCCGGCAGCTTCGAGCTCCCGGTCGTGGCGAAGGTCCTCGCGGGGCGCGGCTACGATGCCATCGTGGCGCTCGGCGTCGTCATCCGCGGCGGAACGCCGCACTTCGAGTACGTGTGCCAGGGCGTCACCCACGGCCTCACCCAGGTCTCGATCGACACCGGCGTACCCGTCGGATTCGGCGTCCTCACCGTCGACACCGAGGAGCAGGCCCTCGACCGGGCCGGCCTCGAAGGATCCAGCGAGGACAAGGGCCACGAGGCCGTCACCGCCGCCGTCGCCACCGCGACGACGCTGCGCACGGTCAGCGAACCCTGGCGCTAG
- a CDS encoding bifunctional 3,4-dihydroxy-2-butanone-4-phosphate synthase/GTP cyclohydrolase II, whose protein sequence is MSALPIWDATDLALDPVEQAIRDIAAGRPVVVVDDEDRENEGDLVIAAEKATPEVVAFMMSECRGLICAPMENDELERLELPQMVEHNTESMRTAFTVSVDAAPAHGVTTGISAADRATTLRMLAGGRHEPSDFVRPGHIFPLRAKPGGVLARNGHTEAAVDLARLAGLRPAGAIVEIAGEDGVMLRLPELVPFARKHGLTIISIEDLIAYRRSAEPTVRREAEVRLPTAHGDFTAYGYRSTVDGVEHVALVHGEIGDGEDVLVRVHSECLTGDIFHSLRCDCGPQLQASMDRVTEAGRGVVVYLRGHEGRGIGLLSKLRAYELQERGRDTLDANLELGLPADARDYGAGAQILVDLGVRSLRLMTNNPDKIDALTRHGLVVEGREPMPVTAGEHNLRYLRTKRDRMGHDLPWLDGSTASTCGNQ, encoded by the coding sequence ATGAGCGCGCTGCCGATCTGGGACGCCACCGACCTCGCCCTCGACCCCGTCGAGCAGGCCATCCGCGACATCGCCGCCGGCCGGCCCGTCGTCGTCGTCGACGACGAGGACCGTGAGAACGAGGGCGACCTCGTCATCGCCGCCGAGAAAGCCACCCCCGAGGTCGTCGCCTTCATGATGAGCGAGTGCCGCGGACTGATCTGCGCGCCCATGGAGAACGACGAGCTGGAGCGCCTCGAACTCCCGCAGATGGTCGAGCACAACACCGAGTCGATGCGGACGGCCTTCACCGTCTCCGTCGACGCGGCCCCCGCTCACGGCGTCACCACCGGCATCTCCGCCGCCGACCGCGCCACCACCCTGCGGATGCTGGCGGGCGGACGGCACGAGCCCTCCGACTTCGTCCGGCCCGGCCACATCTTCCCGCTCCGCGCGAAGCCCGGCGGCGTCCTGGCCCGCAACGGCCACACCGAGGCCGCGGTCGACCTCGCCCGCCTCGCGGGCCTCCGCCCGGCCGGCGCGATCGTCGAGATCGCCGGCGAGGACGGCGTCATGCTGCGACTCCCCGAGCTGGTCCCCTTCGCCCGCAAGCACGGCCTCACGATCATCTCCATCGAGGACCTGATCGCCTACCGGCGCTCCGCCGAGCCGACCGTCCGCCGCGAGGCCGAGGTCCGGCTCCCCACCGCGCACGGCGACTTCACCGCGTACGGCTACCGCTCCACCGTCGACGGCGTCGAGCACGTCGCCCTCGTCCACGGCGAGATCGGCGACGGCGAGGACGTCCTGGTCCGGGTCCACTCCGAGTGCCTGACCGGCGACATCTTCCACTCGCTGCGCTGCGACTGCGGCCCCCAGCTGCAGGCCTCCATGGACCGCGTCACCGAGGCCGGGCGCGGCGTCGTCGTCTACCTCCGGGGCCACGAGGGCCGCGGCATCGGCCTGCTGTCCAAGCTCCGCGCGTACGAGCTCCAGGAGCGCGGCCGCGACACCCTCGACGCCAATCTGGAACTGGGGCTGCCCGCCGACGCCCGTGACTACGGGGCCGGCGCGCAGATCCTCGTCGACCTCGGTGTCCGGAGCCTGCGTCTGATGACCAACAACCCCGACAAGATCGACGCCCTGACCCGGCACGGCCTCGTGGTCGAGGGCCGCGAGCCCATGCCCGTCACGGCCGGCGAGCACAACCTCCGCTACCTGCGCACCAAGCGGGACCGGATGGGCCACGACCTGCCCTGGCTGGACGGCTCCACGGCCTCCACCTGCGGTAACCAGTAA
- a CDS encoding nicotinamide mononucleotide transporter family protein, with the protein MWSDMIGNTIGLIALALGWRRSILTWPAQLLSGLILVGAYASAHLSGGVGKQLLVIGVATWGWWQWNRGRRQAQDGSIAIRFATWKERGLLLAGAAVGTLAVGGLFTLYPSLSWSPWADAYIFVGTLVAMVAQARGLVEFWFAWLLVDLVGVPLAFNSGLAFSGLVYVIYFALVVWGMRDWWLRTRTTSATALEGAHA; encoded by the coding sequence ATGTGGTCCGACATGATCGGCAACACGATCGGACTCATAGCCCTCGCGCTCGGCTGGCGCCGCTCCATCCTCACCTGGCCCGCCCAGCTGCTCTCCGGCCTGATCCTCGTCGGCGCCTACGCCTCCGCCCACCTCTCCGGCGGCGTCGGCAAGCAGCTCCTCGTCATCGGCGTCGCCACCTGGGGCTGGTGGCAGTGGAACCGCGGCAGGCGGCAGGCCCAGGACGGATCCATCGCCATCCGGTTCGCCACCTGGAAGGAGCGCGGACTGCTCCTCGCCGGCGCGGCCGTCGGAACCCTCGCCGTCGGCGGCCTGTTCACCCTCTACCCGTCGCTCTCCTGGAGCCCGTGGGCCGACGCGTACATCTTCGTCGGCACCCTCGTCGCGATGGTCGCCCAGGCCCGCGGCCTGGTCGAGTTCTGGTTCGCCTGGCTCCTCGTCGACCTCGTCGGCGTCCCGCTCGCCTTCAACAGCGGCCTCGCCTTCTCCGGCCTGGTCTACGTCATCTACTTCGCCCTCGTCGTCTGGGGCATGCGCGACTGGTGGCTCCGGACGCGCACGACCTCCGCCACCGCTCTGGAAGGAGCCCACGCATGA
- a CDS encoding riboflavin synthase: protein MFTGIVEELGEVTAVEQLEDASRFRLRGPLVTEGAQHGDSIAVNGVCLTVVEFGDGEFTADVMAETLKRSSLGALEVGSRVNLERPMAVGGRLGGHIVQGHVDGTGTILERTPSEHWELVKVGLPVHLSRYVVEKGSITVDGVSLTVVEVTDDWFTISLIPTTLDLTTLGIKQSGDPVNLEVDVIAKYVERLLGPNAKESDK from the coding sequence GTGTTCACCGGAATCGTCGAAGAACTGGGCGAGGTCACCGCCGTCGAGCAGCTGGAGGACGCCTCCCGCTTCCGCCTGCGCGGACCCCTGGTCACGGAAGGCGCCCAGCACGGCGACTCCATCGCCGTCAACGGTGTCTGTCTCACGGTCGTCGAGTTCGGCGACGGCGAGTTCACCGCCGACGTCATGGCCGAGACCCTCAAGCGGTCCAGCCTCGGCGCCCTGGAGGTCGGCTCCCGCGTCAACCTGGAGCGGCCCATGGCCGTGGGCGGCCGCCTCGGCGGTCACATCGTCCAGGGTCACGTGGACGGCACCGGCACGATCCTCGAACGCACCCCGTCCGAGCACTGGGAACTCGTCAAGGTCGGCCTGCCCGTCCACCTCTCCCGGTACGTCGTCGAGAAGGGCTCGATCACGGTCGACGGCGTCAGCCTCACCGTCGTCGAGGTCACCGACGACTGGTTCACCATCAGCCTCATCCCCACCACCCTCGACCTGACCACGCTCGGCATCAAGCAGTCCGGCGACCCGGTCAACCTCGAAGTGGACGTCATCGCCAAGTACGTCGAGCGGCTGCTCGGCCCGAACGCCAAGGAGAGCGACAAGTGA
- the ribD gene encoding bifunctional diaminohydroxyphosphoribosylaminopyrimidine deaminase/5-amino-6-(5-phosphoribosylamino)uracil reductase RibD, giving the protein MAQQADITAMRRAVELAARGLGATSPNPVVGCVITDASGHVVGEGFHQRAGGPHAEVHALREAGVLARGGTAYVTLEPCNHTGRTGPCAQALIEAGVSRVVYAVGDPNPQATGGADTLRAAGAEVEQGLLEAEAEAGNIAWLTSVRHGRPFVRWKYAATLDGRIAAADGTSRWITSAESRADVHRLRAEADAVVAGSGTARADDPHLAVRGIEGAVQPLRVVVDTEATAVKPGARVLDDAAPTLIAIAEDAETFLDADVVRLPRAERGLSVPALLDALHARGVRSVLLEGGPTLAGAFVAAGAVDQVVGYLAPVLLGAGPNALADAGISTIGDALRLDITETTRVGPDLRVTATPHLTATLKGA; this is encoded by the coding sequence GTGGCCCAGCAGGCCGACATCACCGCCATGCGACGCGCCGTCGAGCTCGCCGCACGCGGTCTCGGCGCCACCAGCCCCAACCCGGTCGTCGGGTGCGTCATCACCGACGCCTCCGGACACGTGGTAGGCGAAGGCTTCCACCAGCGCGCCGGCGGCCCCCACGCCGAGGTCCACGCACTGCGCGAGGCAGGCGTCCTCGCCCGCGGCGGAACCGCCTACGTCACGCTCGAACCCTGCAACCACACCGGCCGCACCGGCCCCTGCGCCCAGGCCCTGATCGAGGCCGGGGTCAGCCGGGTCGTGTACGCCGTCGGCGACCCGAACCCGCAGGCCACCGGCGGTGCCGACACCCTGCGTGCCGCCGGCGCCGAGGTCGAGCAGGGCCTCCTGGAGGCCGAGGCGGAGGCGGGCAACATCGCCTGGCTCACCTCCGTCCGCCACGGCCGTCCCTTCGTCCGCTGGAAGTACGCGGCCACCCTCGACGGCCGGATCGCCGCCGCCGACGGCACCTCCCGCTGGATCACCTCCGCCGAGTCCCGCGCCGACGTCCACCGGCTGCGCGCCGAGGCCGACGCCGTCGTGGCCGGCTCGGGCACCGCCCGCGCCGACGACCCCCACCTGGCCGTACGCGGCATCGAGGGGGCCGTCCAGCCGCTCCGGGTCGTCGTCGACACGGAGGCGACCGCCGTGAAGCCCGGCGCCCGGGTCCTGGACGACGCCGCCCCGACCCTGATCGCGATCGCCGAGGACGCCGAGACGTTCCTCGACGCCGATGTCGTACGCCTCCCCAGGGCCGAGCGCGGCCTGTCCGTGCCCGCCCTCCTCGACGCCCTCCACGCGCGCGGCGTCCGCTCCGTCCTCCTCGAAGGCGGCCCCACCCTCGCGGGCGCCTTCGTCGCCGCCGGCGCCGTCGACCAGGTCGTGGGCTATCTCGCCCCCGTCCTCCTCGGCGCCGGCCCGAACGCCCTGGCCGACGCGGGAATCAGCACCATCGGCGACGCGTTGCGGCTCGACATCACCGAGACCACGCGCGTCGGACCCGACCTCCGCGTCACCGCCACCCCGCACCTCACCGCCACCCTCAAGGGAGCCTGA